From Pirellulales bacterium:
TCAGGACACCAAGCGGGTGATCGACCTGAACAAATTCGACGAAGCCCGCGCTACCGAAGTTAATTACCAAGTGCAAGTCACGTGGATCAACCGGAAAGGGGACGTGATTTACAACGGGGTTGTCCCGCTGCCGCCGGAGTTTACATCGATTGGAGCGAGCCAGGCGTACATACCAGAATACGGGCAATCGTACAGCAGCAGCGAATACGCCGTGGTGCAAAAGCTGGCCAAGCAAGTCGTGGGGCTGATGGAACGGCCGTGGTGAGGGGAGGAATGAGGGTTCAGGGTTCAGGATTAGCGGGTCGATAGTCAGGAATCAAGAGTCAGGGCCACACACTGCTGAGCACCACGTATTTTGCTACCATGGTGGCATGCAGCCATCGTTCACAAATCGCGCCGCAGTGTGGCAACTTCGCACTCGCGTTTTGCAACTGCCGCACCACCCGCTGCTAATGGGGATTGTGAACGTGACGCCCGACAGTTTTTCCGACGGCGGGCAATTTCTCGACCCGCAAGCGGCCGTCGTCCACGCGCAGAATCTTGTGGAGGAAGGGGCCGATTTGCTGGACATCGGCGGGGAAAGCACCCGTCCCGGCGCCGAGGGCGTGAGTGAGCAACAGGAACTCGACCGCGTGCTGCCGGTGGTCGAAGCAGTGTGCAAATTTGCGAATGTTCCCGTTTCGATCGACACTTCCAAAGCGGCTGTGGCCCGCGCGGCAGTGGCAGCGGGCGCGGAAATTGTCAACGACGTGACCGCTTTGCGCGGCGATTTACAGATGCTGAATGTGATCCAAAAAACGGGGGCGGCCATCTGCGTGATGCACATGCAGGGGACGCCGCAAACGATGCAAGCAAATCCGCACTACGTAGATGTCGTCGAGGAAATCTTCGCGTTTTTGCATGGGGCGCGCGATCGACTTATTGCGGCCGACATTGACCCGGCGCGGATTTGCGTCGATCCCGGGATTGGCTTTGGTAAAACGCCGCAACATAATTTGGCTCTGCTGGCAAATTGTTGGCGGTTGCACGAGTTGGGCTGCCCTGTGCTCGTTGGCCATTCGCGTAAGAGCTTTCTGTCTTATCTGACTGGCAGTGAGGCCACGAATCGAACCGCAGCCGGTCTAGGCGTGTCGTGCGCTTTGGCCGCGCAAGGCGTACAAATTCTGCGCGTGCATGATGTGGCCGTTGTACGGCAAGCGTTAACGCTGTTCAACGCCATCGAATCGAATGCGAAATCTACGCCATAAACACTGTTTTACTGGCCCCTCCGACGTTGACTCTGCACGGGGTTTAAGAGATACTTTCAATGGTGCAAGCGGCTTTTTTTGCGAGTTGAGGCAGGATCGCAAGTTACATCACTTCAAGCACTTACCGTACGGCCGTTGAATTATGGCCATTGTCGAAAACATCGATTTGAAATCGTATTGCCTGGACGTGGCTCGGCGGGCCAAAGTCGCAGCCACGGAGTTGGCCCGCGCCACTGGGGCGCAAAAAATCGATTGGTTGCGCCGGTCCGCCAAAGCGCTGCGCCAGCGCTCGGCCGAAATTCTGGAAGCCAACCAGCACGACACTGCGGCCGCTCCCGGCTTCGGACTGACCGATGCGGAAATCGACCGCTTGAAACTGACTCCGGCCCGCATCGAAGGCATTGCGGCGGCGCTGGAGCAAATTGCCATGCTGCCTAACCCGGTGGGCGAAGTCATGGAATCGTCGGTCCGGCCCAACGGGCTGAAAGTTCTCAAAATGCGCGTACCGCTGGGGGTGGTTTTTTTCATTTATGAATCGCGCCCCAATGTCACGGCCGATGCCGCGGCCATTTGCGTCTATAGCGGCAATGCCGTAATTTTGCGCGGCGGGAAAGAAGCGGCGCACAGCAGCCAGGCGATTGTCGATCTGCTGCGCCAAGCGCTCGACGAGGTGGGCCTGCCGGCCGACGCCGTGCAAATGGTGAATACACCGGACCGAGAAGCGGTGGGGCATTTTCTGCGGCTGCACGAATACATCGACGTGGCCATTCCCCGCGGCGGCGAAAGCCTGATTCGCCGCGTGGCCGAAGAAGCCACCATGCCGGTTATCAAGCACTTCACCGGCAACTGCCACGTGTATGTCGATCGCGCGGCCGATTTGGACATGGCCGAGCGGATTACCATCAACGCCAAATGCCAGCGGATGGGCGTGTGCAACGCGGCGGAATCGCTGCTGGTGCATGCCGACGTGGCGGCGGAATTTTTGCCTCGCATTGGAGTTGCCTTGGCGCAAAAGGGTGTGGAAATTCGGGGCGACGCCAAGGTGCGCGAGTTTGTTCCCGCCGCTAAAACCGCCACCGAGGAAGATTACGCGGCGGAGTATTTGGGCCCGATTATTTCGGCCCGGGTGGTGTCATCGCTTGACGAGGCTGTGCGGCAAATCAATCACTACGGTTCGCATCACACCGACGCCATCATCACCGGCGATCTGGAGGCCGCCCAACAATTTACCGAAGAAGTTGACAGCTCGGCCGTGATGGTCAACGCCAGCACGCGCTTCAACGACGGCGGCGAATTCGGCCTGGGCGCGGAAATCGGCATCAGCACCGATAAATTTCACGCCCGGGGGCCGTGTGGTTTGAAGGAACTAACCAGCTATAAGTACGTAGTCTTGGGCGTAGGACAAGTGCGAGAGTAGGAGGCAGGGTTCCGGGTTCAGTATGACGGATTCACGTCCGGCTTCATCACTGAACCCTGCGCACTGAACCCTGTCCAGCGGCATGGAGGCCAACGATGAGCAAAGAAGTTCTCAGTCCGGCGGATGTGGAAAGGCTGCTTTACCCGGCGGAAGCGGACGGCAACGCCGACGCCAAAGCCGACATTACAGCCGCCCCCGCCGCAATTCCCTTTGCCGACGGCCATCCCCGCGAAGCGTTTGCCGCCTCCCATTCCAAACGCCCGGAGCTTTTCGGCCCGGAGCAACTGCGGGCCTTGCAAACGCTGCACGAGGGTTTCAGCCATAGTTACGGCGCGGCCCTGTCCGGCCTATTGCGCAGCACGGTGGACGTGAAGCTGGCGCGCATCGATCAACTCATTTCCAGCGATTTTATCCACGGCTTGGAAAATCCCACTTGCCTTAATGTGCTGAAAGCCGAGCCGCTGGACGGGCATTGGATGCTGGACATCAACCATTCGATTTTGTTTCCCATGATCGACCGTATGCTGGGCGGCGGGCGCGAACCCACGCCGCTGATCCGGCGGCCGCTGACGGAAATTGAACTGCGCTTGGCCGGCCGCATTACCGGGCTGTTTTTGGATGATTTTCGCCGGGCGTGGACGAGCCTGATTGAACTGCGCATGGCGGTCGAACGGGTCGAAAGTAATCCGCGGTTGGCGTCGATGGCATCACCCAATGAGGCGGTCGTGCGCTTCGGTTTCGAAATCACGCTGGGCGATTCCCGCGGCATGATGAGCCTATGCATGCCGCTGAGTGCAATCGAGCGGATTGGGCAACAACTGTCGTCGAACCCTTGGATGGCCAGTAACCACGGGGCCGTGCCGGATAGCATCGACTACAGCAACCAAGGCCCGCGTGGCGAATTGGTTCAACTGGTGGCCCAACTTGCCGATTCCAAAATCAACGCCGGCGACCTGATTGGCCTGCGCGTGGGAGACATCATCACGACGGAACATAGCGTCAATGCGCCGATTGTGATTAGTGTGGATGGAGCGCCCACATATCACGCCCGCTTGGGTGCTTTCCAAGGCCGCAAGGCCATTCGCATTGACGAAGCGCTAACATCGGATGCCCCTGCCGCGGCGACGGCCGCTGTAGCTGCGTCCAATCAGACGACAGAACCGACCGCCGCCCCGGTGAAAAAAAAATAACGTCTTTTGTCTCGCGGCGATTGTCGGCTAGAGCGCGTCTTGCGAACATGTAGCGGCCCCGGCGCGCCGGGGGCCCAGCCGCTGAGGACAGCGGCCACTACATCCGTGGCATCATGCTTGAATTCGGGAACGATTGGCTCGAGAGTAATTCAGCCACCGCGTGACGGCTTGCAGCAAAATGGTCGTCACGGCAGCCATCATAAAAATTGTCAGGGCGATGTTCAGCCCGCCTTTGATGAGCAATGCGTAATTGTGTTTGGCCCAGCCGTCGGCCCAATCGTTGTGAAAGCGGCCGCCGATGAGTTGATAGCCCGCCGTCATCGTGGTGGTGATGACAAACAGCATCGGCGCGATCGTGAGAATGGCATACTTCCCGCGGCCGGAGTTGATGATCCAGGTGGTGACCACGGTCAATGCAATCACGGACAGCAATTGGTTGGCGATGCCGAACATGGGCCAAATGGTGTCGATCGAGCCGGCCCAAATCAGCCCGCCCCATGCGGCCGTGACGGCGGCGGTGGCCAATACGGCGCCGGGCAACCAATCGGTTCGTTCGAACGGCTTCCAAATTTTCCCCAGCACTTCCTGCAGCATAAACCGGGCGATGCGCGTGCCGGCGTCAATCGTGGTAAGAATGAACAGCGCCTCGAACATAATGGCGAAGTGGTACCAGTATTTTTTCACGTCATCGAGGCTGATTGCATCGCCGGCCACGCGCCGCATGGCCTGCGTGAACACTTCCGACATGCCCACGGCCAGCGTCACCGCTCCGCCGGTGCGACCCCGGAGCGATTCGCCCCCCACCTGCTGTTCGATTTGCGGCAAGTTATCGTGATTGGCGCCCAGCGCGGCCAATTGCGTTGCAAATTGCGGGGCGCGGGCTAAATCGATGTTGATGGCCCAATAATCGCCCTGCGGCATTGAAGCGGCGGCAATTAACGCCACGACGCCCACCAAGCCTTCGATCAGCATCGATCCGTAACCGATGGTCCGCACGTGCGATTCCTTGGAGACCATTTTCGGCGTGGTTCCGGACGACACCAGGGCGTGAAATCCGGAAATCGCCCCACACATGATGCAAATAAAGCAAAACGGGAAGATCGCGCCGTTCAAGTTCGGCCCGCCGCCACTGGCAAATTGCGGATTAACGCTGGGCGCCTGCAATTGCGGATTGGCTACAATCACCGCCGTGACCAGCAGCGCCACCGTGCCGATTTTCAAAAAGCTGGACAAATAGTCGCGCGGACACAGCAACAACCACACCGGCAGCACCGAGGCGATAAAGCCATAACTGCACAGAGCGATAATAGTCTCTTCACGAGAGAGCGAAAAGAAACGTTCCCACGCCGAGCCGGGAATCCAATGGCCGGCTACCGTGACGCCAATTGTGGCCGCCGCGCCGATGATCGAGGCTTCCACAATTTTTCCGCGCCGCAGCTTATACATGTACAGGCCCACAAATAGCGCGATGGGAATGGTGCAGGCAATGGTGAATGTGCCCCACGAACTGCCCGGCACGGCCTGCGTAACACCGGCCGGCACAACCAACTTCCCCTCGGTCACAACCAGCGAAGAAGCTGCCGATTCACTGGCATCTGCAGATTTGGCGCGGGCAATTTTGAACGCTTCGCTGCGGGTCATGGCGGAGCCATCGGCGTATTGAATTTGCGTTCCCGGCGGAACCGTGGCGTAATCGCGCTGGTCGTCGCTGGTCGCTTCCAACTTTGCTCCGGGTTGCAGGGTGAAGACTGTTCCCGATGGCAAAATCACTTGTTCGCCACCAAGCGCTTTCACGACGATAAGGCCCAAACCCGCCAGGGCCACAACCACGACAAACAAAATCGTGATCGAGGCGGTGTTGCCCGCCACGCGGCCGATTTCGGTCCGGGCGATTTCCGCGAGCGATTTCCCTCCGTGCCGCACGCTAGCGGCCAGCACCAACATGTCTTGCACGGCGCCGGCCAGGCACACACCGACGACAATCCAAATCAAGCCGGGCAAGTAGCCGAATTGAATGGCCAGCACCGGCCCAATGAGCGGACCTGCGCCCGAGATGGCTGCAAAATGATGGCCGAACAGCACCCATTTGTTGGTCGGGTCGTAATTCTGTCCGTCGTACTGTGTGTGGGCGGGCGTGGGGCGCGAATCGTCCAGCGCGGCCACTTTCGCCGCCAGGAACTTGCTGTAAAAGCGGAACGCAATCGCCAGACAGCACAGCACCACAATCATCAGCGGCATGGCGTGCATGCAATCAACTTTCGTTCAGACTGAAGAATTCACCGCAGAGACGCGGAGACACAGAGAAAACGGCTCCTTCGAAAGAATAACCGACCCACTTGCCGGCGACAAGTTGAATGCCGGTGGACGCCTCGCCCGGTTGCCATATAATTGCGGGCTTGAATAATTTGATGACCTCTGTGCGTCTCAGCGTCTCAGCGGTTCAATGTAAACGAGGAGTTAACCCGTGGCGGAAAAAGTGGTGATTATCGGCAGTGGACCGGCCGCTTGGTCGGCGGCCATTTATGCGGCGCGGGCGGAACTGAAGCCGCTGGTGTTCGAAGGGGCCATAACGGAGGAAAATCGATTGGCCGGCACGCTGCCCTTGGGGCAATTGGCGCTGACGACCGAGGTGGAAAATTACGCGGGTTTTCCGGCCGGCGAGCTGCAGCATTTTCTGCACAGCGCGCTCGACCCGGAACGGCTGAAATATATGAACGTGCCGGAGGAAGAGCACGCCGTCACTGGGCCGGAACTGATGGAGCTGATGCGGCAGCAGGCGTTCAACTTTGGCACGCGGATTATCACAGACGATGTGGTGGAAGTCGATTTGCGAAATCACCCGTTTACTATTTACTCCGGCGAGGGGCGGCAGACGCACGCACAGTCGCTGATTATCGCCACCGGCGCGCGAGCCAATTATTTGGGCTTGCCGTCGGAGGAAAAGTTTAAAAACCGAGGCGTCAGCGCTTGCGCGGTGTGTGACGGAGCGCTGCCGCGCTTTCGCAACAAGCCGCTGGTAGTGATCGGCGGCGGCGATTCGGCGGTGGAGGAAGCCACGTATTTGACGAAGTACGCGTCGCAGGTGCTGATGGTTCATCGCCGCGACAAACTTCGAGCCAGCATGATTATGCAAGAACGTGCGCTGGGGAACAGCAAAATCAAAATGGTGTGGAATCACGAACTGGCGGAAGTTCTAGGCAACGACAAAGAAGGGGTTACCGGCGTGCGGCTAGCATGCACTGCCAAAGACCGCTGCGAAGCGATCGAACATGAAGTGCCCGCCAGCGGCGTGTTTCTGGCCATTGGCCACACGCCCAACACGGCATTTTTGAACGGCCAGGTGGCAACCAACGAAAAGGGTTACATCCAATGGACCACGCTGTTCCGCACGTACACTAGCGTCGATGGTGTGTTCGCCGCCGGCGACGTGGCCGACGATTACTACCGCCAGGCGATCACTTCGGCCGGCACCGGCTGCATGGCGGCCCTGGACGCAGAACGCTGGCTAGCGGGGAAAGGAATCCATTGAAAGCGATTGGCGGTCCATTTCAATCTGGAATTCTCAACTGACCACTGATCACTGACCACCGATCACTGCTCATCACGGAGGATCACATGGAAACCATCAGTGTGGCGGCGGCTCGAAAGGCGGAGGCCATTGGGCGGCAAGTGCGGTTGGGGGGCTGGGTTCGAACCCGGCGAGACAGCAAAGGGGGATTTTCGTTTCTGGAACTGAACGACGGCTCTTCGCAAGGCAACATTCAAATTGTCGCCGACGGCAAATTGGCCAATTACGAGAGCGAAATCAAGCATCTAACCGCCGGTTCCAGCGTGACGGTTGAGGGGGAAGTGAAGACCTCGCAAGGCAAGGGACAGGCCACGGAAGTGGCGGCCAGCAAGGTCATCGTGCATGGCGGGGCCGATGCGGAAACTTATCCGCTGCAGAAAAAGGGGCACTCGTTCGAGTTTCTGCGGACCATCGCTCATTTGCGGCCGCGCACCAATTCCTTCGGCGCGGTGGCCCGAGTGCGGAACCGTGTGAGCTGGGCCATTCATCAATTTTTCCAAGAACGGGGCTTCATTTATTTGCACACGCCGATTATTACGGCCAGCGATTGCGAAGGGGCCGGGGCGATGTTCAAAGTCACCACGCTCGATTTGAACAAGCTGCCGCGCAAAGAAGCGGCCGTCGATTACGCGCAAGATTTTTTCCAGCGCGCTGCCTTCCTGACCGTCAGCGGGCAACTGAACGGCGAGGCGTACGCCTGCGGACTGGGAAAAATCTACACGTTCGGGCCGACATTCCGCGCGGAAAACTCCAACACTTCGCGGCACCTGGCGGAATTCTGGATGGTGGAGCCGGAAATGGCGTTTTATGAACTGCCCGACAACATGCAACTGGCCGAAGCGTTCATCAAGCACATTCTGTCCGACGTGCTGCAAAACTGCCCGGAGGAAATGCAGTTTTTTCATGAGCGGATCGACAAAACCGTGCGGACCACGCTGGAACACATTGTGGCCAGCGAATTTGTGAGGCTGCCGTACACCGAGGCGGTGGAGCGACTGACGAAATCGAAGCAAACCTTCGAATACCCTGTGGCCTGGGGCAATGATTTGCAGGCCGAGCACGAACGCTGGCTCACCGAGCAGGAATTCAAAAGCCCGGTGATTTTGTTTGATTATCCGCGGAGCATCAAGCCGTTTTACATGCGCGTGAATGACGACGGCAAAACCGTGCGGGCGATGGATATTTTAGTGCCCGGCGTGGGGGAAATTATCGGCGGCAGCCAGCGCGAAGAACGGCTCGACGTGCTTCAGCAGCGAATGGCCGAGCAGGGGCTGAATCCGGAACCGTATTGGTGGTATCTCGATTTGCGGCGCTATGGCACGGTGCCGCATTCCGGATTTGGATTGGGACTGGAGCGCATTCTGCAATTCATCACGGGCATGGGAAACATCCGCGACGTGATTCCATTCCCGCGCACACCCGGCAGCGCCGATTTCTAAATGCGCGACTGAACGATTGAAACAGTTTTCCGCATGCCGTGTGCAAAAAAACCGCCGAGCAAGCTCGGCGGCTAAATTCGCTTCGTTGCGTTTAATTCGGCCGCAAACTATTCGTATCGCACGATCACGTCGCCGCAGCGGGTGAAGACAATTTTCACGCAGCAGCCGCAATCGTAGGAATACGTCACCACGCCGCGGCCCAACAGGCCGCACTCACTGCACACTTTTGGATCTTTGCAGCAGGCGGGCAAGCACACGGGAATTTCCGCCACGCAGGGGCAGCAGCAGCAATCGCACGGATCCTGCACTTTTAGCGTTTGGCTGACTTTTGGCCCGCAGCAATCGCAGCAGCCACGATACGTAATGCAGGGCTGATACGTTTTGCACCCGCACGCCGGCGCCGGGGCGGTTTGGCAACAATCGCCGTTCATGAGCAGCGAGGCGTTTTTCACCAAGGCGGTTCGGTCATTTTTAACGGCATGGGCCGGCAGTTGGCTGTCAGCCTGCAGATTGGCCGAACAGGCAATCAACAGCAGCCCGGCGGCTACAAAAAAGCTGATGTTTCTGAATTGCAACATCGGATGTCTCCTCAAAAAACCATGATGGTTGTGATTTCGGCAGTTTATGGCGGAGAGGCATTTTCAGCGCTTTCCACTATGCCAACGATGGCATATTTGCCGTGCTATTCAAGGGGGACACGCGGCGGGGCAGCGGGAAAACATTTGCCAGCAACGCGTTCTGGTTTGCTCTTAATCCTTTTATGAACTAGGTTTGCTTTGCGGTGCGGCGCAATTTCATTTCCTGCTGTCGCGCCAGCAATACGGTTTCAGGCGCGGGGTTGAACAGCGACCACCGGGCTGTAATCCCAGCGTGTTTCGTCGTTCTGCAACTTATCACTTCGGCAGAACTGCGGCACGGTGAGCCTGTTGACCGCCGTTAGAAAGCCTTCCTTCGGCAGTTCGAACCTGACTGGTCTGAGGATTCCTCCGTGTCGATTTCCACCGCTCCTGCGGCCTGCGCGCCGCTCAAGCAATCACTGGCGGCATTCCGGGCAGGGCAGGAAAAATACGCCCAGTTTGTGAACGATGTGCTAGCCGATTTGGAGACCATGCACCGGCGACTGACCGAGGCAGAGCATCAAGTGGCACTGCAGCGCCAGCAACTTTCCGAATTGCGCAGTCCCTTGTCCGAAGAATACCAGCAAGCTTCCCCCGAATTGCCGGCCGGCAATTACGAGCTGCAAATTCGGGTGGCCGAGTTGGAAAGCGAACGCCAGGCACTGGAGGAAGAACTGGAAAACATTCGGGCCCGGGCCGTCGACATGGCCGAAACCATCGCCGGCCAAAAACGGCAAATGTCGGAAGAGCACACCCAGTGGATGGATGAGCTGCGGCAGTTGCGCCACATTCTCGACAAACAAACCAATTGGATCACGCAGCAAAGCGAGACCGGAATTTCGCTGCCGGCGGCGGGAAAAGTTGGTCGCCCTTTTGGGCCGCTGCCCAGCGAACACGTCGCTTCCGCCATGCTGCAAATCGATGCCGACGATTATGGAACGCTTCCCGCGGAGCAGGCCCTGACATTTTCGCAGGAACCCGCCGCCAATGATCGTCTTACCGCGCGGGAAAATGAAGATTTAGATCTGGCGTCGGTGCTTACGCAGTTTGAACGCCAGCCAAAAAACATGTCTCGCCGGGGCAAATAGAAATAGCCGTTATTCCCCGATTTATCGCAGGAGGACATTTTGCTGATCGAACAAGCCATTTTCACTTTCGCCAAAACCGATCATGCGGCCGGTTATCAACTTTTGGCCCGCAGCCCGGGCGTCACCGACCGTCAGGCGCGCGAATTGGCCGTGTGGGGGCCATCGCACGATGCGTTGAACACCGACCGAGACGAAGCGTCGAGCGTGAATTTTCATTCCCTACCGTGCGGAACTTACTGCGTATCGAAAACCGTGGCCACGGGGCAGGAGCACAACGGCTGGGGCGGAGCAGATGTGTATACCCAATTTCTGCTCGTGCCTTCCGCTGTGCTGGCCCGGTTTGCGAATAACCCGTTTGCCGTGTTGCGGGCGGCTTGGGCCAAAGGCGTGTTGGCAGTGCACGAACAGCCGCCATCGGTGTTGGAGCCGTTCACGCTGGCGGGGCGGTCGGCAACCGTCGACGAAGGTTTGCTCGCGCAATTTGCCGATCAATGGGGACCGCAAGGCGTGGCCCGATTGATTGCCGCGGCCCTACGGCCGGGCATCCAATTGTTAGCCGGCGCCCAACATTGTGAAACGTTGATCGGGGGGCTGCTGCAATGCTTTCCGGTGGAATGCCGGGGCGAATTGACGTTCACCACCGGGTTACGTTTTTCGCCCCGGCGTCCGTTTCGATTGTCTCCGCTTTCCAGTGACGGCGCCGAGCAGCGCCGGGCCTTACGACACGAAGGGGTCACGCTGGTTGATCTTTCCCGTTGCGACATGGCCGATGCGGAACCGCGCGGATGGGCGGCCTACGTGGCAGAAGCCATCCGTGGCGATCGACTAGCGCGGCTAATCAGCGTATTGCAGCAACCGCGCCCCAATTTGCGCCTGGACGATTTGAACGCGCTTGGAGAACAGTTGCTGGAAGAATTGTACTCCGAACCGGCGATTGTCGCTGTCCATTCCGAACAACCCGCCCCGCAGCCTGCCGCGCGATCGGCATCCGGAACGGAGCGGCTGTTTCGCACCGATCGACCGCGAAATCCAAAACCTGCGGAGCCAATTTCCAATCTACATCTTTCGGATGCGCATCCAGCCCAATTCAATTCTCGCGAAGCGGAGCGGCATTCAGCTGGCATAAGTTTTGGCGGGTCGGAAGCAAAAATACCCACCGTGGCCGATCCCGCCGCTGTCGAACTGCTGGAACAACTTGACGATGCCGTGTACGAAGCCGTCAACGGAGTTGCCGGGGCGGTCAATCATGCTTCCCGGCTATGGGCGCAGCTTACGCAGCTTCTTCCCCCGGCGACGCAGGCAGCCTTGCGCGAACAATACTTGCACTACGCCTTTACGCTGTGGAACACTTCGCATGAAGAAGGCGTTCGCAATGCCGACAAAGCGATCGGGGTCCTCGAAGTTCTGGCCGTGCTATTTAAGCCGGAATGACGGAGAATGACCCATGACCAAGCCGAAACGACCAAAGATTTGCGGCTGTACACTCCGTTCTCGATTGTGCATTGGGATTTGCTGGGCCACTGCGTGTGGTCATTGGTCATTTCCATCGAGCATCAACTGCTTGAAGTGCGCGAACAAGTACGCGCTGTCGTGCGGCCCGGCCGAGGCTTCCGGATGATACTGCACGCAAAAAGCCGGCAGCGTGCGGTGTCGTAAGCCTTCGATGGTGTGGTCGTTCAAATTGCGGTGGGTGATTTCCAACTCGGCGGGCAAAGTGTCTTCGGCGACGGCAAAGCCGTGGTTTTGCGAAGTGATTTCCACCTTGCCAGTCTCCAAGTTCTGCACCGGCTGGTTGGCCCCGCGATGGCCGAATTTGAGCTTGAAGGTTTTGGCCCCGCACGCCAGCGACAACAACTGATGCCCCAAGCAAATGCCAAACACCGGCACGCGCCCCAACACGCCGCGAATGGTGCTGATGGCGTAGTCCAATGGTTCCGGGTCGCCGGGACCGTTCGACAAAAACACGCCGGCCGGCTTGTGGGCCAGCACATCGTCGGCCGTGGCTGTTCCGGGCAATACGGTAACACGGCAACCCATGTCGGCCAAATGCCGCAGGATGTTCCACTTCATCCCATAATCGAGCGCCACCACGTGCAAATCGGCGGTTGCTAAAGCGGCGGCCCCGGCTTTGGATGCCGACGGCCCATGACTATGGCCGTTTGATCCGCCGTTGCAATGCAATCGGGCGAGCTCGTGGAGTTTTTCGTTCCAGGTGCGCGGTTGATCGGGAATCACTTCGCGCACTAAATCGCGCCCGACCAGGCCCGGGCTGGCTTTGGCTTTGGCTACCAGGCGGGCGTCGTCCAAATCGCGGCTGGACAATACCCCCTTCATCGCCCCGCTGCTTCGCAGCCGCCGGACCAACGCGCGGGTGTCGATTTCCGCAATCCCGGGAATTCCGTGCCGCTCCAAGTATTCGTGCAGCCGGCCAACCGAGCGAAAATTGCTTTCCCGCCGGCTCCACTGGCGAACAATAAAGCCCGCCAATTGTGGATTTGGGCTTTCCACATCTTCCGGATTGACCCCGTAATTGCCGATTTCGGGGTACGTCATGCAGACAATTTGCCCGCGGTAACTGGGGTCGGTCAAAATTTCCTGGTAGCCGGTCATCGAGGTGTTAAAACAGACCTCGCCATCGACTTCGCCGGCCGCGCCAAACGCAGTGCCGGTAAAAACGGCGCCGTCTTCCAGAGCTAATTTTGCAATTTGGGGCATCGTTCAATGTTCAATTCAAGTTGCAGCCGACTGGTTGCAATCGCGAAATGTTTTCGCGGTTTTCAGCATTCGAATTTAGCTGTCGCCATTTCGTGTCGTCATTCGTCATTCCGTCGCTGCCGGTTGGTCAGATTGTGCGACTCACGCGGGCGTCCGCAAGGCCCCTTAAAGTCTGATAGCACGCTGGCCCGATACGCTTTCTACGGCTGTGGGTCTCCAGTTCTGGATGCGAATTCAGAATTGGACAGCCAATTTGGAGGGTTCTTGTCCCGGCGAGCAAGAACCCTCTTTTTTTGCGCACATTAGCCATGCCAGAGCACGGCCGCAGCACATTATAAAGCAGCGGGCGCGGAAATTACAGATGCAGCCAAGTCGGCCGCATTTCCACTGAGAACGATGGGATTGAGCGTGGTCGTTTTCGATTGCGGGACTGCTTCGCGCTGCAAAATCGCGATCAGACTCACGCCGCGGCGATAACCGGCCGATGCGCCGTCAATCGCCCCGATCAGCCGCCGCCGTTCCCCGGCAAAGCACGCTTCCAAAGCCGAATTGATGGGCGGCGCGGGCAACGTAAAATCGGTATTCGCGGCGCCCGAAGTTCGGCCGCGCCAACGGTTCATCGCTCGAATTCCGCGAATTAGCGGATATAGCCGGC
This genomic window contains:
- the folP gene encoding dihydropteroate synthase produces the protein MQPSFTNRAAVWQLRTRVLQLPHHPLLMGIVNVTPDSFSDGGQFLDPQAAVVHAQNLVEEGADLLDIGGESTRPGAEGVSEQQELDRVLPVVEAVCKFANVPVSIDTSKAAVARAAVAAGAEIVNDVTALRGDLQMLNVIQKTGAAICVMHMQGTPQTMQANPHYVDVVEEIFAFLHGARDRLIAADIDPARICVDPGIGFGKTPQHNLALLANCWRLHELGCPVLVGHSRKSFLSYLTGSEATNRTAAGLGVSCALAAQGVQILRVHDVAVVRQALTLFNAIESNAKSTP
- a CDS encoding glutamate-5-semialdehyde dehydrogenase, producing the protein MAIVENIDLKSYCLDVARRAKVAATELARATGAQKIDWLRRSAKALRQRSAEILEANQHDTAAAPGFGLTDAEIDRLKLTPARIEGIAAALEQIAMLPNPVGEVMESSVRPNGLKVLKMRVPLGVVFFIYESRPNVTADAAAICVYSGNAVILRGGKEAAHSSQAIVDLLRQALDEVGLPADAVQMVNTPDREAVGHFLRLHEYIDVAIPRGGESLIRRVAEEATMPVIKHFTGNCHVYVDRAADLDMAERITINAKCQRMGVCNAAESLLVHADVAAEFLPRIGVALAQKGVEIRGDAKVREFVPAAKTATEEDYAAEYLGPIISARVVSSLDEAVRQINHYGSHHTDAIITGDLEAAQQFTEEVDSSAVMVNASTRFNDGGEFGLGAEIGISTDKFHARGPCGLKELTSYKYVVLGVGQVRE
- a CDS encoding FliM/FliN family flagellar motor switch protein, with protein sequence MSKEVLSPADVERLLYPAEADGNADAKADITAAPAAIPFADGHPREAFAASHSKRPELFGPEQLRALQTLHEGFSHSYGAALSGLLRSTVDVKLARIDQLISSDFIHGLENPTCLNVLKAEPLDGHWMLDINHSILFPMIDRMLGGGREPTPLIRRPLTEIELRLAGRITGLFLDDFRRAWTSLIELRMAVERVESNPRLASMASPNEAVVRFGFEITLGDSRGMMSLCMPLSAIERIGQQLSSNPWMASNHGAVPDSIDYSNQGPRGELVQLVAQLADSKINAGDLIGLRVGDIITTEHSVNAPIVISVDGAPTYHARLGAFQGRKAIRIDEALTSDAPAAATAAVAASNQTTEPTAAPVKKK
- a CDS encoding carbon starvation protein A produces the protein MHAMPLMIVVLCCLAIAFRFYSKFLAAKVAALDDSRPTPAHTQYDGQNYDPTNKWVLFGHHFAAISGAGPLIGPVLAIQFGYLPGLIWIVVGVCLAGAVQDMLVLAASVRHGGKSLAEIARTEIGRVAGNTASITILFVVVVALAGLGLIVVKALGGEQVILPSGTVFTLQPGAKLEATSDDQRDYATVPPGTQIQYADGSAMTRSEAFKIARAKSADASESAASSLVVTEGKLVVPAGVTQAVPGSSWGTFTIACTIPIALFVGLYMYKLRRGKIVEASIIGAAATIGVTVAGHWIPGSAWERFFSLSREETIIALCSYGFIASVLPVWLLLCPRDYLSSFLKIGTVALLVTAVIVANPQLQAPSVNPQFASGGGPNLNGAIFPFCFICIMCGAISGFHALVSSGTTPKMVSKESHVRTIGYGSMLIEGLVGVVALIAAASMPQGDYWAINIDLARAPQFATQLAALGANHDNLPQIEQQVGGESLRGRTGGAVTLAVGMSEVFTQAMRRVAGDAISLDDVKKYWYHFAIMFEALFILTTIDAGTRIARFMLQEVLGKIWKPFERTDWLPGAVLATAAVTAAWGGLIWAGSIDTIWPMFGIANQLLSVIALTVVTTWIINSGRGKYAILTIAPMLFVITTTMTAGYQLIGGRFHNDWADGWAKHNYALLIKGGLNIALTIFMMAAVTTILLQAVTRWLNYSRANRSRIQA